A window of Roseiflexus castenholzii DSM 13941 genomic DNA:
ACCGACCAGGTATCGCTCGTTGGGCGCTGGATGATCAATGTTGATCGTCCTGATGCGTTGCCAACCACAATTGCCGTGCTGAGTCGCTCGCGGCTACGCATACGGATGCCAGCGCCGGCGCCGCTGCGTGACAACGAGGATACCAGCCTGCGCTACCATCCGGTCGGACGACCGCTACTGTTGGTGGTTGGGGCGCAGGTTGCCGAACGAAATTACGATCAGCATGTTACTACTCCCTACCTGTACCGCTGGGTGGCAGACATGGCGCCGGCAGCGCACATGCTCACGCCGTTCGAGGGTCCACCCATTGTGCTGGTAGACGATGGACGCGCCTGTGATCAGCGCGCAAACGATGGACGTTACAGCGGCGTACTGCCGCCTTTCCCCACTGAAGGGGATTATACGTTGCGTCTGGAATTCCCTGGGGCGCACCCGAACCCTATCCATGTGCAGAAAGACTACATCGTGCGCGTGGCTGCGTTGCCGACCATGACGATAACGCTGCCGCCGGCTGCGACAACCCTGCCGATCAATACGCCATTGACCGCCTGGATCGATCTGCCCGGAAGGGCAGACTTCGAGATTGTGAATGTGATGTTCCCAACAGCGTTTGTGCAGCGTCCCGACGGGGTGCTCGAAACGCTGGAGATTGAGTCGGTGGACCGCGGACGTTTCCGTTTCCGCTACACACCCGGCTTCGAGGGACAGTACCGCATCAATATTGCGGCAGAGGTGCATGGGCGAGGTGCAATGGGGGACATCCGGTACATCGACTATGCCGACGCCCTGATCGGCGTACCGAAGGCGACGCCGATCGTTGAGATCAGCGCTGCCTTCACCGGCACGCTGGTCTACGACCGGCGAGGCATTTTGAGCGTTCCTCTCAAGATTGCATCACGCTCTCCACAGGAAGAGCGCCTGGTGATCACAGTGACCAACCCGGCAGGCGCGATCACGGTGCCGGCAGAGGTGCTTTTGCAGCCAAACGAGTCCATACAGCGCACAATCAGCGTGCGACTGCCGGAGAAGGATCGTCCCGCGCGCGGCGCCCTGATGCTCCAGTTGACGGCGCCAGAGCAGCGCGTGATTGTTCAGGGTGAGACCATCAGCGTCGCTATCGTGCGCCTGCCGGTCTGATAGCGCCGCTTCTGTTGGCGCTCGTTGCGGCAGGCGGCGGCGGTTTCATCCTCTACCGCCGCCGCACTCGTCGTATGCTCGCTCCATCGCCAGGAGCGCCAAGGAGGCTGGCATGAATCCGTCCGGTGTGGAACCCGCTGTGCTGTTTGGTCTGTGTATCTTTATGCTTCTCGTGAGCGGCTACCATCTGGTGCGGGCGCTTCAGGCGCGTGAGCAATTGATTGCGCGAGCCGAAGACCTGGGCGCCGATCCAGAGGTGCTGAGCGATCCGCTGCGACGGCAGAGTTTTCTGGTGCGCTGGGCGGATCGCTATGATCGATCACCTCAGGTGCAGCATCTTCGTGAACAATTGCGCCGCGCCGCCGTTCCGTGGAAACCGTCGGACTACTACGCGATTCGGGTGGGCGTGAGTTTTATCGTTGTCATCATCTGCTGGATGATGCTCGATCTGCCGGTCTTTGGCGCCGCATTGGTGGGCGCGGCCGCATATTTCATTGTGCCGCGCATCTTCTTCTTCCTGCGACAGAACGCTTACGTGCGGGCATTCAACAAACAGTTGGTTGAGGTGACACAACTGCTGGCAAATGCCCTGCGGGCTGGCATGTCGATCCAGCAGGCAATCGGCGAGGTGTCCGAGCGTGTGCCCGAGCCGGCGCGCAGCGAATTCCGGCAGACCCACCACGAACTGCTGCTGGGAGACAATCTGCCGCTGGCGCTGCACGACATGCGGCGGCGTGTGTGCAGCCGCGACCTCGATGTGCTGATCAATGCGATTGTCGTTCAGCATCAGGCGGGCGGCAATCTCGTGCGCGTGCTCAATGGCATGGCAAATACCCTGAACGAGCGGCAACGCCTGGAGCGTGAAATTGACTCGCTCACGTCCGAAGCGCGTTTCTCGGCGCTTGTCGTGATGGTGTTGCCGATTTTTTTCCTGTTGATGATCCGCGACACGCCGCTCGGTGAAGCGTTGTTCCAGACGGTTATCGGGTGGGTGTTGCTGGGAGTGTTCGCTGTGGTGCAGGTTGCCGTCTACTTCCTGATCCAGCGCGTCGCGCGGATTGAAGTCTGAGGCGGAAAACAGCAGAGCGGTTG
This region includes:
- a CDS encoding vWA domain-containing protein, encoding MVQPIMTIVTERLVFPIRMPAVRMLWVAMLIAILLLPTSPATAQQTGQALDSGNSDVVLIIDNSGSMKQNDPQNLRLAAANLFIDLSDPRDKIGIVVLSDRMRTRSLTKNLVRIGSRQDIDELKGLVDALRNETKGQETHMGTALDLAYDLLDATPGSNRGANQRQFVVLLSDGLPTGVGQRERVDQAVQRFRERRYWKIFSIALGDEADPAYLDEKVSSPSGGQVVVARHAGELLDRYLDVYARAGDDRYINYVTVQPNTLAPLVDVRLDHQPTQIGVVLVRGDSNASISSLLAPDGADLVQPYYQNSVRRGAEPEYELYTAMSTDQVSLVGRWMINVDRPDALPTTIAVLSRSRLRIRMPAPAPLRDNEDTSLRYHPVGRPLLLVVGAQVAERNYDQHVTTPYLYRWVADMAPAAHMLTPFEGPPIVLVDDGRACDQRANDGRYSGVLPPFPTEGDYTLRLEFPGAHPNPIHVQKDYIVRVAALPTMTITLPPAATTLPINTPLTAWIDLPGRADFEIVNVMFPTAFVQRPDGVLETLEIESVDRGRFRFRYTPGFEGQYRINIAAEVHGRGAMGDIRYIDYADALIGVPKATPIVEISAAFTGTLVYDRRGILSVPLKIASRSPQEERLVITVTNPAGAITVPAEVLLQPNESIQRTISVRLPEKDRPARGALMLQLTAPEQRVIVQGETISVAIVRLPV
- a CDS encoding type II secretion system F family protein, with amino-acid sequence MNPSGVEPAVLFGLCIFMLLVSGYHLVRALQAREQLIARAEDLGADPEVLSDPLRRQSFLVRWADRYDRSPQVQHLREQLRRAAVPWKPSDYYAIRVGVSFIVVIICWMMLDLPVFGAALVGAAAYFIVPRIFFFLRQNAYVRAFNKQLVEVTQLLANALRAGMSIQQAIGEVSERVPEPARSEFRQTHHELLLGDNLPLALHDMRRRVCSRDLDVLINAIVVQHQAGGNLVRVLNGMANTLNERQRLEREIDSLTSEARFSALVVMVLPIFFLLMIRDTPLGEALFQTVIGWVLLGVFAVVQVAVYFLIQRVARIEV